Proteins from a genomic interval of Chloroflexota bacterium:
- a CDS encoding Lrp/AsnC ligand binding domain-containing protein produces the protein MAKAYVLIKTRVGEIDLVRAELARNANITSADPIIGPYDIIAVVEASDYNTIGSVVLRFVHELRGVENTVTCMVIESPTGAGHG, from the coding sequence AAGACGCGCGTCGGTGAGATCGACCTCGTGCGCGCGGAGCTCGCCCGCAACGCGAACATCACGTCCGCTGATCCCATCATCGGTCCCTACGACATCATCGCCGTCGTGGAGGCTTCCGACTACAACACCATCGGCTCGGTGGTGCTCCGATTCGTGCACGAGCTGCGCGGCGTAGAGAACACCGTCACCTGCATGGTGATCGAATCCCCGACGGGCGCGGGTCACGGCTGA
- a CDS encoding aspartate kinase yields MPLVVQKFGGSSLADAGRIRHVAARIRDTRAAGHDVVVVVSAMGDTTDELIRLAHSVSARPDEREMDMLLSTGETVSATLVAMALEALSCPVVSLTGAQLGIKTDRAHSRARIIDVETDRVRAELGRGRCVIVTGFQGVTEEGDVTTLGRGGSDTSAVAMACALRAPRCEIYTDVDGVFTADPRVVPDARLLAEITYEEMLELATRGARVMHPRAVELGELYSLPIEVRSSFHDRSGTLIHRGASMEIRKRVRAIAHDTDVAKITIAGVPDRPGIARAIFAPLADAGVNVDVIIQATSQAGFAEISFTVARGDFNRALEITQRVGRELQGQVEGKNGLAKVSIVGTGLQSSPGEAATMFGTLADRGINIDTITTSDIRITCVIDEAAVPGAVQALHSAFELEKE; encoded by the coding sequence GTGCCGCTGGTCGTTCAAAAATTCGGTGGCAGCTCCCTGGCGGACGCGGGGCGCATCCGCCACGTGGCCGCGCGTATCCGCGATACGCGGGCGGCCGGGCACGACGTGGTTGTCGTGGTGAGCGCCATGGGCGACACCACGGACGAGCTGATCAGGCTGGCGCACTCCGTGAGCGCCCGGCCCGACGAGCGCGAGATGGACATGCTGCTCTCGACGGGCGAGACGGTTTCCGCGACGCTCGTGGCGATGGCGCTGGAAGCGCTGAGCTGCCCGGTCGTGTCGTTGACGGGCGCGCAGCTCGGGATCAAGACCGATCGCGCCCATTCGCGCGCTCGGATCATCGACGTCGAGACGGACCGCGTACGCGCCGAGCTCGGGCGCGGGCGCTGCGTGATCGTGACGGGCTTTCAGGGCGTCACCGAGGAGGGGGACGTCACCACGCTGGGTCGGGGCGGATCGGACACGTCGGCGGTCGCCATGGCGTGCGCGCTCCGAGCGCCGCGATGCGAGATCTACACGGACGTGGACGGCGTCTTCACCGCCGATCCGCGGGTCGTGCCCGACGCGCGATTGCTGGCCGAGATCACGTACGAGGAGATGCTGGAGCTGGCGACGCGCGGCGCGCGCGTGATGCACCCGCGCGCGGTGGAGCTGGGGGAGCTGTATTCCCTTCCTATCGAGGTGCGATCCAGCTTTCACGACCGGTCGGGGACCCTGATTCACCGAGGAGCGAGCATGGAGATTCGGAAGCGGGTGCGCGCCATCGCGCACGACACGGACGTCGCGAAGATCACGATTGCCGGCGTGCCGGATCGGCCCGGCATCGCGCGCGCGATCTTCGCGCCGCTGGCCGACGCGGGCGTCAACGTCGACGTGATCATTCAGGCGACGAGCCAGGCGGGGTTCGCCGAGATCTCCTTTACGGTGGCGCGGGGCGACTTCAATCGGGCGCTGGAGATCACCCAGCGCGTTGGGCGCGAGCTGCAAGGCCAAGTGGAGGGTAAAAACGGTCTGGCCAAGGTCTCGATCGTGGGTACGGGGCTGCAGAGCTCGCCCGGCGAGGCGGCGACGATGTTCGGCACGCTGGCGGACCGGGGGATCAACATCGACACGATCACGACCTCCGACATCCGCATTACGTGCGTGATCGACGAGGCGGCGGTGCCCGGCGCGGTGCAGGCGCTGCACAGCGCATTCGAGCTGGAAAAAGAGTGA
- the thrB gene encoding homoserine kinase: protein MQPFTVEVPATSANLGPGFDSLGLAVDLVNRVRVEPADRWEMATTGEGAAQLPVGERNLLHRSLMTAARRWDVDLAPMRITCTNAIPLSRGLGSSSAAIVAALVIANRFCSDARSEDELLQIASEIEGHPDNVTPALLGGVQACAIAQGRVVHARVPIPRAPSLALFVPDMPMPTREARRVLPRRVEIHDAVYNISRACLLVAALASGDLDALRVGTEDMLHQPSRMRLFPGMPVLFHAAREGGAVGVYLSGAGSTVIALVDGDATPVANAMARAAMRDGMAGRSIVSTIRDAGARVIAD, encoded by the coding sequence GTGCAGCCCTTTACCGTCGAGGTTCCGGCGACGAGCGCGAACCTCGGACCCGGCTTCGACTCCCTTGGCTTGGCCGTGGATCTGGTTAATAGGGTACGCGTGGAGCCGGCGGATCGGTGGGAGATGGCGACGACCGGCGAGGGTGCGGCGCAGCTCCCGGTCGGCGAGCGCAACTTGCTCCATCGCTCGCTCATGACGGCGGCGCGGCGGTGGGACGTGGACCTCGCACCCATGCGGATCACGTGCACGAATGCGATCCCGCTCTCTCGGGGGCTCGGCAGCAGCAGCGCGGCCATCGTCGCCGCCCTGGTGATCGCGAATCGCTTCTGCAGCGACGCGCGGTCGGAGGACGAGCTGCTCCAGATCGCATCGGAGATCGAAGGGCACCCGGACAACGTGACGCCGGCGCTCCTTGGCGGCGTTCAGGCGTGCGCCATCGCCCAGGGCCGAGTGGTGCACGCGCGCGTTCCGATCCCGCGGGCGCCGAGCCTGGCCCTCTTCGTGCCGGATATGCCGATGCCCACGCGCGAGGCGCGGCGGGTGCTGCCGCGGCGCGTCGAGATCCACGACGCTGTTTACAATATCAGTCGAGCATGCTTGCTGGTGGCGGCCCTCGCCTCCGGAGACTTGGACGCGCTCCGGGTGGGCACCGAGGACATGCTGCACCAACCGTCGCGGATGCGCCTCTTTCCGGGGATGCCGGTGCTCTTCCACGCGGCGCGCGAGGGCGGCGCCGTGGGCGTGTACCTGAGCGGGGCCGGATCGACGGTCATCGCGTTGGTGGACGGGGATGCGACGCCGGTGGCCAATGCGATGGCCCGAGCAGCCATGCGTGATGGGATGGCGGGCCGGTCCATCGTCTCCACGATTCGAGACGCGGGCGCGCGGGTGATCGCCGACTGA
- the thrC gene encoding threonine synthase, with protein MREPDATDPGESPSLAGTRPDPHPGVLARYAAYLPITNRTPMLSLGEGDTPLVRSMKLEREIGAGALYFKMEGANPTGSFKDRGMVLTMAKAVEEGSRAVICASTGNTSAAAAAYAARAGLQAIVIVPDGYVALGKLAQAMIYGARVVMVRGNFDHALALVRKLSEAHPVTIVNSINRYRIEGQKTAAFEICDRLGDAPDFLAIPVGNAGNITAYWAGFCQYASAKRATKRPRMLGFEAAGAAPIVRNQVIPNPETVATAIRIGNPASWELAVEARDSSGGMIACVTDEEILDAYGSLAQREGLFVEPASAASVAGLRSLVRSGQIDVAGRTVVCVLTGNGLKDPDRAVQLSGDAARVDPDLASVERALGWA; from the coding sequence ATGCGCGAGCCGGACGCGACGGACCCGGGCGAGTCGCCGTCGCTCGCGGGCACACGGCCGGACCCGCACCCCGGCGTCCTCGCCCGCTATGCCGCGTACCTCCCCATCACCAACCGCACGCCCATGCTGAGCCTCGGAGAGGGCGACACACCCCTCGTTCGCTCGATGAAGCTGGAGCGGGAGATTGGCGCCGGCGCCCTCTACTTCAAAATGGAGGGGGCGAACCCGACCGGCTCCTTCAAGGATCGCGGCATGGTGCTCACGATGGCGAAAGCCGTGGAGGAGGGGAGCCGCGCCGTCATCTGTGCCTCGACGGGGAACACGTCGGCGGCTGCCGCGGCCTACGCCGCGCGGGCGGGGCTGCAGGCCATCGTCATCGTGCCGGATGGCTACGTGGCCCTGGGCAAGCTGGCGCAGGCGATGATCTACGGTGCGCGTGTGGTGATGGTGCGGGGGAACTTCGACCACGCGCTCGCCCTCGTTCGCAAGCTGAGCGAGGCCCATCCCGTGACGATCGTGAACTCCATCAACCGGTACCGGATCGAGGGCCAGAAGACGGCGGCGTTCGAGATCTGCGACCGCCTGGGCGACGCGCCCGACTTCCTCGCGATCCCGGTCGGCAATGCCGGCAACATCACCGCGTACTGGGCGGGCTTCTGCCAGTACGCGTCAGCGAAGCGAGCGACCAAGCGGCCGCGCATGCTGGGGTTCGAGGCGGCCGGCGCGGCGCCGATCGTGCGCAACCAGGTCATCCCCAATCCGGAGACCGTCGCGACCGCGATTCGCATCGGGAACCCGGCGAGCTGGGAGCTGGCCGTGGAAGCGCGCGACAGCTCCGGCGGGATGATCGCCTGTGTGACCGACGAGGAGATCCTCGACGCCTATGGCTCGCTCGCGCAGCGGGAGGGCCTCTTCGTCGAGCCGGCGTCCGCGGCCTCGGTGGCGGGGCTGCGCAGCCTGGTTCGGAGCGGCCAGATCGACGTGGCCGGGCGGACCGTGGTGTGCGTGCTGACCGGCAACGGGCTGAAGGATCCGGATCGAGCCGTCCAGCTCTCCGGCGACGCGGCGCGCGTCGATCCCGATCTCGCCTCGGTCGAGCGCGCGCTCGGCTGGGCCTAG
- a CDS encoding homoserine dehydrogenase, whose translation MEKPFRIGLLGLGVVGTAVAHALVQKRGVLERRIGCPIELRRALVRDPDRSRPIDPSLITLNADDILDDPAIDVVVEVMGGEDPAHAYILRALRAGKHVVTANKEVMAKHGPEILTLAAEHGVDISFEASVGGGIPVIGPFKLDLIANEIREIRAIINGTTNFILTRMAADGIEFADALAEAQQLGYAEADPRNDVDGIDAAYKLAILGSLAFHTVVRPSNVYYEGIASLSATDFRYARELGYAIKLLAIARAERGAVELRVHPTLLPETEMLAKIDGVFNAVAVEGDLVGRILFYGRGAGAGPTSSAVVADIIDVAQRSLAGLGGSSRRTAPTYDEQVRFRPMDEVCTRYYLRLLAHDRPGVFAQITHALGEAGISLASVIQKQNVELGEPRVQYAEIVLMTHEAKEAAMQRALRSVRALAVVRDIGSMIRVEG comes from the coding sequence ATGGAGAAGCCATTCCGGATCGGGCTGCTCGGGCTGGGAGTGGTCGGGACCGCCGTGGCGCACGCGCTGGTCCAGAAGCGCGGTGTGCTTGAGCGACGGATCGGCTGCCCCATCGAGCTTCGGCGAGCGCTCGTTCGCGATCCTGACCGCTCGCGCCCCATTGACCCGTCCCTGATCACCCTGAACGCGGACGACATCCTCGACGATCCAGCTATCGACGTGGTCGTCGAAGTGATGGGCGGGGAGGATCCGGCGCACGCCTACATCTTGCGGGCGCTTCGGGCGGGAAAGCACGTCGTGACGGCCAACAAGGAGGTCATGGCCAAGCACGGGCCCGAGATCCTGACGCTCGCTGCCGAGCACGGTGTGGATATCTCCTTCGAGGCGAGCGTCGGGGGCGGGATCCCCGTCATCGGGCCGTTCAAGCTGGATCTCATCGCCAACGAGATCCGCGAGATCCGCGCCATCATCAACGGCACGACGAACTTCATCTTGACGCGAATGGCGGCGGATGGGATCGAGTTCGCCGACGCGCTGGCGGAGGCGCAGCAACTCGGCTACGCCGAGGCCGATCCCCGGAACGACGTCGATGGGATCGACGCCGCGTACAAGCTGGCCATCCTGGGAAGCCTCGCGTTCCATACTGTCGTACGGCCATCGAACGTGTACTACGAGGGCATCGCGTCGCTGAGCGCGACGGACTTCCGCTACGCGCGCGAGCTGGGATACGCCATCAAGCTGCTGGCCATCGCGCGCGCGGAGCGTGGCGCCGTGGAGCTTCGCGTGCACCCGACGCTGCTGCCCGAGACGGAGATGCTCGCGAAGATCGACGGCGTGTTCAACGCGGTGGCTGTCGAGGGCGATCTCGTCGGTCGCATCCTGTTCTACGGCCGGGGCGCCGGCGCCGGGCCAACGTCGAGCGCGGTCGTGGCCGACATCATCGACGTGGCGCAGCGTTCGCTGGCCGGCCTGGGTGGCTCGTCGCGACGGACGGCCCCGACCTATGATGAGCAGGTGCGCTTTCGCCCGATGGACGAGGTCTGCACGCGGTACTATCTGCGTCTCCTCGCGCACGACCGACCGGGCGTGTTCGCGCAAATCACCCACGCCCTGGGCGAGGCGGGCATCAGCCTCGCCTCCGTGATCCAGAAGCAGAACGTGGAGCTGGGCGAGCCGCGCGTCCAGTATGCTGAGATCGTGCTGATGACGCACGAGGCAAAGGAAGCGGCAATGCAGCGGGCGCTTCGATCCGTTCGCGCGCTGGCCGTCGTGCGTGACATTGGCAGCATGATCCGAGTCGAAGGCTGA
- a CDS encoding UDP-N-acetylmuramoyl-L-alanyl-D-glutamate--2,6-diaminopimelate ligase: MRLVDLAATVPGARVVAGHDVEVRRAAHDSRRVEHGDLFVARPGATTYGLRFVGDAVARGATAVAAQTPVEVPPGVGLLLVPDARAALGEIASVLAGRPSEHLRLVGVTGTDGKTTTCHLIGSVLAAAGRRVGWMTTADVRVGDDVRPSVFGLTTPEATEIQRTLADMADAGVEDAVVEVSSHALALDRVRGCSFDAAVFTNLSPEHLNFHGSMEAYAAAKATLFAMLDSPTAKRWSRMGVVNADDPASPTMVGASPAGIVSYGLEVPADVTAEHVRLGIGGSRFRIRTPVGEIDVETQLVGRHNVSNWLAAAAIALGWGIDLTAVADAAATTAAPPGRFQRVQRGQPFEVVVDFAHTPRALETTLATLREMVDGRIFLVFGMAGGRDAGNRPTMGAIAARYADFFIISTDDPMREDPREIADAVAAGARQTGAEDGVSFAIELDRREAIRQLFRRARPGDAVLLAGKGHERRMLVGEGAEPWSDTDTAVDSLADLGFG, encoded by the coding sequence GTGCGCCTCGTTGATCTCGCCGCGACGGTCCCGGGGGCGCGCGTCGTGGCGGGTCACGACGTCGAAGTGCGTCGAGCCGCCCACGATTCGCGCCGCGTCGAACACGGAGACCTCTTCGTCGCCCGGCCCGGAGCCACGACCTACGGCCTTCGGTTCGTCGGGGACGCCGTCGCCCGCGGCGCCACAGCCGTCGCGGCGCAGACGCCGGTCGAGGTTCCCCCCGGCGTGGGCCTCCTCCTCGTACCGGACGCGCGCGCGGCGCTGGGTGAGATCGCCAGCGTGCTCGCGGGCCGCCCGTCCGAGCATCTGCGGCTCGTGGGGGTGACGGGCACAGATGGGAAAACCACGACCTGCCACCTTATCGGCTCGGTGCTCGCGGCCGCCGGTCGCCGAGTGGGGTGGATGACCACAGCCGACGTGCGCGTGGGCGATGACGTCCGACCGAGCGTCTTTGGGCTGACAACGCCCGAGGCGACAGAGATCCAGCGGACCCTCGCGGACATGGCGGACGCCGGCGTGGAGGACGCGGTGGTCGAGGTCAGCTCCCACGCGCTGGCGCTCGATCGGGTGCGGGGCTGCTCGTTCGACGCGGCCGTGTTTACGAACCTTTCGCCGGAGCACCTGAACTTTCACGGGTCCATGGAGGCCTACGCGGCGGCCAAGGCGACGCTGTTCGCGATGCTGGACTCGCCGACGGCGAAGCGGTGGAGCCGAATGGGCGTCGTCAACGCGGACGATCCGGCGAGCCCGACGATGGTTGGAGCGAGTCCGGCCGGCATCGTCAGCTACGGCCTCGAGGTCCCCGCCGACGTGACGGCCGAGCACGTACGGCTCGGGATCGGCGGGAGCCGCTTCCGGATCCGCACGCCGGTCGGAGAGATTGACGTCGAGACGCAGCTCGTCGGGCGGCACAACGTGTCCAACTGGCTGGCTGCGGCAGCCATCGCCCTGGGGTGGGGCATCGACCTGACTGCCGTTGCGGACGCCGCGGCGACAACTGCGGCGCCTCCCGGCCGCTTCCAGCGCGTCCAGCGGGGCCAACCGTTCGAGGTCGTGGTGGACTTCGCCCATACGCCGCGCGCACTGGAGACGACCCTCGCCACGCTTCGAGAGATGGTCGATGGGAGAATCTTCCTCGTGTTCGGCATGGCCGGCGGTCGCGACGCGGGGAACCGCCCGACGATGGGCGCCATCGCCGCGCGCTACGCCGATTTCTTCATCATCTCCACGGATGATCCGATGCGCGAGGACCCCCGGGAGATCGCCGACGCGGTGGCGGCGGGCGCGCGCCAGACCGGCGCCGAGGACGGCGTAAGCTTCGCCATCGAGCTGGACCGGCGCGAGGCGATCCGCCAGCTCTTCCGCCGCGCACGACCCGGCGACGCCGTGTTGCTGGCGGGCAAGGGCCACGAGCGGCGCATGCTGGTCGGCGAGGGCGCGGAGCCCTGGAGCGACACGGACACGGCCGTCGATTCGCTGGCGGATCTCGGGTTCGGGTAG
- a CDS encoding PhnD/SsuA/transferrin family substrate-binding protein — MDTLRVSTFGRSRVHERCVNDGIYTAENIDVELDVTQSSKAQMGRLRDGVWDVVHTNADNVYWWNEDNGADFLIVLATPGRPNQSLVVRPEIHSCAELRGKPIAVDASESGYVTPLRILLKKAGLAEEGRDFTFLEVGATQQRIDSMRAGDTFGAMVGSDQAAALEREGFHVLDSINHLYTNYAGGTAVRREWAEKREDLLLRYLRAYLRGQAAEDGKPGQATPRFGWDGLQEMMQMRRDVGLLRGPVDAHRFADDRYFQRALATL, encoded by the coding sequence ATGGACACGCTCCGCGTCAGTACGTTCGGCCGGTCGCGCGTGCACGAGCGCTGCGTGAACGACGGGATCTACACGGCCGAGAACATCGACGTGGAGCTGGATGTGACGCAGTCCTCGAAGGCGCAGATGGGCCGCCTCCGCGACGGCGTTTGGGACGTCGTCCACACGAACGCGGACAACGTCTACTGGTGGAACGAAGACAACGGCGCCGACTTCCTGATCGTGCTGGCAACTCCGGGGAGGCCAAACCAGAGCCTCGTCGTTCGGCCCGAGATCCACTCGTGCGCGGAGCTCCGGGGCAAGCCGATCGCCGTCGACGCATCGGAAAGCGGCTACGTCACGCCGCTGCGCATCCTGCTGAAAAAGGCGGGACTGGCCGAGGAGGGGCGGGACTTCACCTTCCTCGAGGTGGGGGCGACCCAGCAGCGCATCGATTCCATGCGTGCAGGCGACACCTTCGGAGCAATGGTGGGGTCCGACCAGGCGGCCGCCCTGGAGCGCGAGGGATTTCACGTGCTCGACTCCATCAACCACCTCTACACCAACTACGCGGGGGGTACCGCTGTTCGGCGCGAGTGGGCTGAGAAGCGCGAGGACCTGCTGCTGCGGTACCTGCGCGCCTATCTGCGCGGCCAGGCGGCCGAGGATGGGAAGCCGGGCCAGGCGACGCCGCGCTTCGGTTGGGATGGGCTGCAGGAGATGATGCAGATGCGGCGCGACGTTGGGCTTCTTCGCGGGCCGGTAGACGCGCACCGCTTCGCCGACGATCGCTACTTTCAGCGCGCCCTCGCGACTCTCTAG
- a CDS encoding protocatechuate 3,4-dioxygenase (extradiol catechol dioxygenase that catalyzes the oxidative cleavage of substituted catechols; part of the bacterial aromatic compound degradation pathway), with protein MARIIMGMATSHGPMLSTPPDQWWQRAEADRTGRTDLWFKGKQYSYAELVEVRADEHLEKQITPEKMQKRHAACQKAIAKLAETFERVSPDVAVIIGDDQEEIFLDDNMPAFAVYWGDTMDNVGLSPEVSAKRPPGLAVADWGHFPPEPATYPGQPELALHIIHNFMNDGFDVAHSRRIPAGRHGNHSIPHAYGFIYRRIMNDEVIPNVPIFINTFYPPNQPTLLRCYEFGESLRRAIESWESDLTVAVIASGGLTHFVVEEDLDEDVIASMKAKDVKKLTNLPAERFNAGTSEIRNWITTSAVMNGIGLEMEMIDYVPCYRSEAGSGNAMGFAQWL; from the coding sequence ATGGCCAGGATCATAATGGGCATGGCGACCTCTCACGGGCCAATGCTGAGCACGCCGCCTGATCAGTGGTGGCAGCGCGCAGAGGCGGACCGGACCGGAAGAACCGACCTCTGGTTCAAGGGCAAGCAGTACAGCTATGCCGAGCTGGTCGAAGTGCGCGCCGACGAGCATCTCGAGAAACAGATCACTCCGGAGAAGATGCAGAAGCGCCATGCCGCGTGCCAGAAGGCCATCGCGAAGCTCGCCGAGACCTTCGAGCGCGTGTCCCCTGACGTCGCGGTCATCATCGGCGACGACCAGGAGGAGATCTTCCTCGACGACAACATGCCGGCCTTCGCGGTGTACTGGGGCGATACGATGGACAATGTCGGGCTCTCGCCGGAGGTTTCCGCGAAGCGGCCGCCCGGCCTGGCCGTGGCGGACTGGGGACATTTCCCGCCCGAGCCGGCCACCTACCCGGGGCAGCCAGAGCTCGCGCTCCACATCATCCATAACTTCATGAACGATGGCTTCGACGTCGCCCATTCGCGGCGCATCCCGGCGGGACGGCACGGAAACCACAGCATTCCCCACGCCTACGGCTTCATCTATCGGCGGATCATGAACGACGAGGTCATCCCCAATGTCCCCATTTTCATCAACACCTTTTATCCGCCCAATCAGCCGACGCTGCTGCGCTGCTACGAGTTCGGTGAGTCGCTCCGTCGCGCCATCGAGTCGTGGGAGAGCGACCTTACGGTGGCCGTGATCGCGTCTGGCGGGCTGACGCACTTCGTCGTGGAGGAGGATCTCGACGAGGACGTCATCGCCTCCATGAAGGCGAAGGACGTGAAGAAGCTGACGAACCTGCCGGCCGAGCGCTTCAACGCCGGCACGTCGGAGATTCGGAACTGGATCACGACCTCCGCGGTGATGAACGGCATCGGCCTCGAGATGGAGATGATCGACTACGTCCCCTGCTACCGATCGGAGGCAGGGTCCGGTAACGCCATGGGGTTCGCGCAGTGGCTCTAG
- a CDS encoding aspartate dehydrogenase, whose amino-acid sequence MQLGLIGYGTSGRQVARGIADGKAGEARISAVLVRRADAEGPSGALVTADRDRFLAEPLDLVIELAGQEAVRQHGEAMLRAGRDLMIISIGVLSDDALFGRLRDAAIAGGGRLLLPSGAIGSLDAISSAAIGGLDEVTITTRKPPDALATGTDRDAALGEAESQPVLLYEGATRDAVRLFPANVNVAAAVSLAGIGFDRTQIRIFADPAVTRNTHEIHAKGWFGELRFTIMNVPTENPKTGRITALSVIKAIRNLRAPVALVG is encoded by the coding sequence ATGCAGTTGGGCTTAATCGGATACGGCACGTCGGGCCGACAGGTGGCGCGCGGGATAGCGGACGGCAAGGCCGGCGAGGCGCGCATATCGGCCGTGCTCGTGCGTCGAGCGGACGCCGAAGGGCCCAGTGGGGCGCTGGTTACCGCCGACCGCGACCGATTCCTCGCGGAGCCCTTGGATCTCGTGATCGAGCTGGCTGGCCAGGAGGCCGTGCGCCAACACGGCGAGGCGATGCTTCGCGCGGGGCGCGACCTCATGATCATCAGCATCGGCGTGCTTTCGGACGACGCGCTGTTCGGTCGGCTCCGCGACGCGGCCATTGCGGGAGGCGGACGTTTGCTGCTCCCCTCAGGGGCGATCGGCTCCCTCGACGCCATCTCGTCCGCGGCGATCGGCGGGCTGGACGAGGTGACCATTACCACGCGCAAGCCGCCGGATGCCCTCGCCACCGGCACCGATCGCGACGCCGCGCTCGGGGAGGCTGAATCCCAGCCGGTGCTCCTCTACGAGGGAGCGACGCGCGACGCCGTTCGTCTGTTTCCCGCGAACGTCAACGTCGCGGCCGCCGTGAGCCTCGCCGGCATCGGCTTCGACCGCACGCAGATCCGGATCTTCGCCGATCCCGCCGTCACGCGAAACACGCACGAGATCCACGCGAAGGGATGGTTCGGGGAGCTGCGCTTCACCATCATGAACGTTCCGACGGAGAATCCCAAAACAGGGCGGATTACTGCGCTCAGCGTCATCAAGGCCATTCGCAATCTGCGCGCGCCCGTCGCGCTGGTTGGCTAA
- a CDS encoding ornithine cyclodeaminase family protein has protein sequence MERIAGVDAPAVIDVVERAYFGLGKGEAVNPPRRRLTAPLRQEGATYWFNNIMGAVPSINTLALRIDSTSFRLATVDGMTRKVRAGDFVGLVLLFDMATGALEAILHDHFLSTRRVAATGAIAAKRLARSDSEVMGLFGSGQQATAQVHAMAAVRPLRLVKVYSPNPEHRVSFAARMSDETGVEVRAVDTPDAVVDGSDIVVTATNSRSPVFDGRALRPGTHVETIVGTDQSAAGSEIDRDAVRRADVIVTNLKEQIQVDRQPKLLWAIEEGVIAWDQIHDLGEVVAGIAPGRTADDQVTLHDNNTGMGIQFAALGSLILQLAREQDLGTPLPDDLFVTRGGEYAP, from the coding sequence ATGGAACGGATCGCGGGGGTGGACGCGCCCGCGGTCATCGACGTCGTCGAGCGCGCCTACTTCGGCCTCGGAAAGGGTGAGGCCGTCAATCCGCCGCGGAGGCGCCTGACCGCGCCACTCCGCCAGGAAGGCGCGACCTACTGGTTCAACAACATCATGGGCGCGGTGCCGTCGATCAACACCCTGGCGCTCCGCATTGATTCGACCTCCTTCCGTCTCGCCACCGTGGACGGAATGACGCGGAAGGTGCGGGCGGGCGATTTCGTCGGCCTCGTCCTGCTCTTCGACATGGCCACCGGCGCGCTCGAAGCCATCTTGCACGACCACTTCCTATCGACGCGTCGCGTGGCCGCGACCGGCGCCATCGCGGCGAAGCGCCTCGCGCGCTCCGATTCGGAGGTGATGGGGCTTTTCGGGAGCGGCCAGCAGGCGACGGCGCAGGTCCACGCGATGGCGGCGGTTCGCCCGCTCCGGCTCGTCAAGGTCTACAGTCCGAACCCCGAGCACCGAGTGTCGTTCGCGGCGCGCATGTCCGATGAGACCGGTGTGGAGGTCCGCGCCGTCGACACGCCGGACGCGGTCGTCGACGGGTCCGACATCGTGGTCACCGCGACGAACTCCCGCTCACCGGTCTTCGACGGTCGCGCGCTCCGGCCGGGCACGCACGTCGAGACGATCGTGGGGACGGACCAGTCGGCCGCCGGCTCTGAGATCGACCGCGACGCGGTTCGACGCGCCGATGTGATCGTCACGAACCTGAAGGAGCAGATCCAGGTCGACCGCCAGCCGAAGCTCCTCTGGGCCATCGAGGAGGGGGTGATCGCCTGGGACCAGATCCACGACCTTGGCGAAGTCGTCGCCGGCATCGCACCCGGGCGGACGGCCGACGACCAGGTCACCCTCCATGACAACAACACGGGAATGGGGATCCAATTCGCCGCGCTGGGATCGCTGATCCTTCAGCTCGCGCGCGAGCAGGACCTCGGCACGCCGCTGCCCGACGACCTGTTCGTCACTCGCGGCGGCGAATACGCCCCATAG